The following are encoded in a window of Streptomyces sp. Go-475 genomic DNA:
- a CDS encoding glycoside hydrolase, with protein sequence MAHPTRKRRLLGAIGVTALATGTLLATTTLPAAHADPAVRAAGVTVRPDPSYSGEKFEGWGTSLVWFANATGDYPPAIREKLYKLLFGDEGLNLNIARYNIGGGNAPDVKDYLRAGGAVEGWWKAPAGTTREDVDWWDAEDPADWNKNADKTQRWWVDRIKKDITHWETFSNSPPWFMTESGYVSGNFDAGKDQLKPESVEDFAKYLVGATERLEKAHGIKVDTLDPFNEPNTNYWGTKLGPDGEPTGGRQEGAHMGPELQQKVLRALAPVLEKSKSDAEISAMDETNPGTFATNWNSYPQDVRDLVGQMNVHTYGTGQRTTVRDLAKAADKPLWMSEVEGDWGDGQSFTDMRPGLGLAQRIVDDLRELEPKAWVFWQPVEDYDNMKPGGESAKGGNWGEIQLPFSCTAKDTLETCPVYTNTKFDTARNFTHFIKPGDRLIKTNDTSSTAAVSRKGDAATVVHVNSATEAREVTLDLSKFGRVSSRATVTPVVTSADGKLEKQQAVRVTGKQATIAVPAQSVTSFLVKGVSGVAKDAAELRKGHTYRLTGVQSGKDLTIADNGTGLVIRGASADPAGRQWQVEQIRGGDNRKRYVLTETSSDKRLAVRNGALVAEPDEGRRDKATEWIMSTTGDGTWTLVNAATGQLPDVSGQSTNEGASVGLWQPNSGANQRWKVTEVTGG encoded by the coding sequence ATGGCACACCCCACCCGTAAGAGAAGGCTCCTCGGGGCCATCGGCGTCACCGCCCTGGCGACCGGAACCCTCCTGGCCACGACGACCCTTCCGGCCGCGCACGCCGATCCCGCGGTCCGGGCCGCCGGGGTCACGGTCCGGCCGGACCCCTCCTACTCGGGGGAGAAGTTCGAGGGCTGGGGCACGAGCCTGGTCTGGTTCGCCAACGCCACCGGCGACTACCCGCCGGCGATCCGCGAGAAGCTCTACAAGCTCCTCTTCGGCGACGAGGGCCTCAACCTGAACATCGCCCGCTACAACATCGGCGGCGGCAACGCCCCGGACGTCAAGGACTACCTGCGGGCCGGCGGCGCGGTCGAGGGCTGGTGGAAGGCCCCGGCGGGCACCACCCGCGAGGACGTCGACTGGTGGGACGCCGAGGACCCGGCCGACTGGAACAAGAACGCGGACAAGACGCAGCGCTGGTGGGTGGACCGCATCAAGAAGGACATCACCCACTGGGAGACCTTCAGCAACTCCCCGCCCTGGTTCATGACCGAGAGCGGCTACGTCTCCGGCAACTTCGACGCGGGCAAGGACCAGCTGAAGCCCGAGTCCGTCGAGGACTTCGCCAAGTACCTGGTGGGCGCCACCGAGCGGCTGGAGAAGGCGCACGGCATCAAGGTCGACACCCTCGACCCCTTCAACGAGCCGAACACCAACTACTGGGGCACCAAGCTCGGCCCGGACGGCGAGCCGACCGGCGGCCGCCAGGAGGGCGCCCACATGGGCCCCGAGCTCCAGCAGAAGGTGCTGCGCGCGCTCGCCCCGGTGCTGGAGAAGTCCAAGTCGGACGCGGAGATATCCGCGATGGACGAGACCAACCCGGGCACGTTCGCCACCAACTGGAACTCCTACCCCCAGGACGTGCGCGACCTGGTCGGCCAGATGAACGTCCACACCTACGGCACCGGCCAGCGCACCACGGTCCGCGACCTCGCGAAGGCCGCCGACAAGCCGCTGTGGATGAGCGAGGTCGAGGGCGACTGGGGCGACGGCCAGAGCTTCACCGACATGCGGCCCGGCCTCGGCCTCGCCCAGCGCATCGTCGACGACCTGCGCGAACTGGAGCCGAAGGCCTGGGTGTTCTGGCAGCCCGTCGAGGACTACGACAACATGAAGCCCGGCGGGGAGTCGGCGAAGGGCGGCAACTGGGGCGAGATCCAGCTCCCGTTCAGCTGCACCGCCAAGGACACCCTGGAGACCTGCCCGGTCTACACGAACACCAAGTTCGACACGGCCCGCAACTTCACGCACTTCATCAAGCCCGGCGACCGGCTGATCAAGACGAACGACACGTCCAGCACCGCGGCGGTCTCCCGCAAGGGCGACGCGGCGACCGTCGTCCACGTCAACAGCGCCACCGAGGCCCGCGAGGTCACGCTCGACCTGTCGAAGTTCGGCCGGGTCTCCTCCCGCGCCACCGTCACCCCGGTGGTGACCAGCGCCGACGGCAAGCTGGAGAAGCAGCAGGCCGTCCGGGTCACCGGCAAGCAGGCCACGATCGCCGTGCCCGCCCAGTCGGTGACGTCCTTCCTCGTCAAGGGCGTCTCGGGCGTCGCGAAGGACGCGGCCGAGCTGCGGAAGGGCCACACCTACCGCCTGACCGGCGTCCAGAGCGGCAAGGACCTCACGATCGCGGACAACGGCACGGGCCTGGTCATCCGCGGCGCTTCCGCCGACCCGGCCGGCCGGCAGTGGCAGGTGGAGCAGATCCGCGGCGGCGACAACCGCAAGCGGTACGTCCTCACCGAGACGTCCTCGGACAAGCGCCTGGCCGTCCGGAACGGCGCGCTGGTGGCGGAGCCCGACGAGGGCCGCCGCGACAAGGCCACCGAGTGGATCATGTCGACGACCGGTGACGGCACCTGGACCCTGGTGAACGCCGCGACCGGCCAACTCCCCGACGTCTCCGGCCAGTCCACGAACGAGGGCGCGTCCGTGGGCCTGTGGCAGCCGAACTCCGGGGCGAACCAGCGCTGGAAGGTGACGGAGGTGACGGGCGGCTAG
- a CDS encoding DUF1062 domain-containing protein — MLTDWVVMPTCLPLVARRCRSCASERFRAHGTFRVNAHHKLLDVWLLALCTGCGETTKVTVLERVHVRSVRPELLERLHHNDLGLAAELLQDPAVRRRNHISLDWDDAWRLDTGGSDHLDREVIDVSVRFAARIPVRPVRLIAEGCGLSRAEVERLITEGKVVSAVRLGGTRSSDFSFTLKR; from the coding sequence GTGCTCACAGACTGGGTGGTCATGCCCACCTGCCTGCCGCTCGTCGCCCGCCGTTGCCGCTCCTGCGCGTCGGAGCGTTTCCGGGCCCACGGCACATTCCGCGTCAACGCCCACCACAAGCTCCTCGACGTCTGGCTCCTCGCGCTCTGTACCGGGTGCGGGGAGACCACGAAGGTCACGGTCCTGGAGCGGGTGCACGTACGCTCCGTACGACCTGAGCTGCTGGAGCGGCTGCACCACAACGACCTCGGCCTGGCGGCCGAACTCCTCCAGGATCCGGCCGTGCGGCGCCGGAACCACATCAGCCTCGACTGGGACGACGCCTGGAGGCTCGACACCGGCGGGTCGGATCACCTGGACCGCGAGGTCATCGACGTCTCGGTCCGCTTCGCGGCACGCATCCCCGTTCGGCCGGTGCGGCTGATCGCCGAGGGCTGCGGCCTGTCCCGGGCCGAGGTGGAGAGACTGATCACCGAGGGGAAGGTCGTGTCGGCGGTACGGCTGGGCGGCACACGCTCCAGCGACTTCAGCTTCACGCTCAAGCGCTGA
- a CDS encoding response regulator transcription factor — protein sequence MTAGEAIRAIVADDQAVVRTGFVNLLSTQDDIDVVGEAEDGEQAVALALVHRPDIALLDIRMPKLDGIQAARTILRQTEGATKALMLTTFDLDQYVFDALAAGASGFLLKDATFPELLHAVRVVAAGDAMLAPGITRRLIAEFAPRRPVTAPKALLDRLTAREVEVLLLIAQGLSNADIADRLTITDHTVKTHINRLFTKLELRDRAQAVIVAYEAGLVTPGEGG from the coding sequence ATGACGGCGGGGGAAGCGATCCGCGCGATCGTGGCCGACGACCAGGCGGTGGTCCGGACCGGCTTCGTGAACCTGCTGTCCACGCAGGACGACATCGACGTCGTCGGCGAGGCGGAGGACGGCGAACAGGCGGTCGCCCTCGCGCTCGTCCACCGCCCCGACATCGCGCTCCTCGACATCCGCATGCCGAAGCTGGACGGCATCCAGGCCGCGCGCACGATCCTGCGGCAGACCGAGGGCGCCACGAAGGCGCTGATGCTCACCACCTTCGACCTCGACCAGTACGTCTTCGACGCCCTCGCGGCCGGCGCCAGCGGCTTCCTCCTGAAGGACGCGACGTTTCCCGAACTCCTCCACGCCGTACGGGTGGTGGCCGCCGGTGACGCGATGCTCGCCCCCGGTATCACCCGCCGCCTGATCGCCGAGTTCGCCCCGCGCCGACCGGTCACCGCCCCCAAGGCCCTCCTGGACCGCCTCACCGCCCGCGAGGTCGAGGTCCTCCTGCTGATCGCGCAGGGCCTGTCCAACGCGGACATCGCCGACCGCCTCACCATCACCGACCACACGGTCAAGACCCACATCAACCGCCTGTTCACGAAGCTGGAGCTGCGCGACCGGGCGCAGGCGGTGATCGTGGCGTACGAGGCGGGGCTGGTGACGCCGGGGGAAGGCGGGTGA
- a CDS encoding histidine kinase, producing MRQSPTLRPTAWPRSPRYPYVTGVLLLLLAVAEVLHSRVTSTTVLATLPFVVPPLLWRRREPRVGLLVVPAALLNFLFRPELLSTVAVAGVMGLYSLARHRVLHPAVLITGAITGALLVNAGHVAMGVYDLGGRAPAVGADGSLSYFTESFVLAVGVVATVGVADAFRSREESRQAREAAQRELIAMERRHAAAQERAAIARELHDIVAHSVSVIAVQAESATYTTPDLSPPARDGFQQIAASARSALTELRHLLSVLRADDAAEDAPVLPQPTLDSLDALLEAHRSGGGEVTLHTEGTRPPLLPPSLELTAYRIVQEALTNARRHARGAAVDIRLAYADDEVRIRITDDGPGPQGSPHDSGGHGLSGMRERANLLGGRLTCGPAGPGGGFLIEAELPVRAGAKSFAEGVYE from the coding sequence ATGCGTCAGTCGCCGACCCTGCGCCCCACCGCCTGGCCGCGCTCGCCCCGCTACCCGTACGTCACCGGTGTCCTGCTGCTCCTCCTCGCGGTGGCCGAGGTGCTGCACTCCCGCGTCACCTCGACGACGGTCCTGGCGACCCTGCCCTTCGTGGTGCCGCCGCTCCTCTGGCGCCGGAGGGAGCCCCGGGTCGGACTCCTGGTGGTGCCCGCCGCGCTGCTGAACTTCCTCTTCCGCCCCGAACTGCTGTCGACGGTCGCCGTGGCCGGTGTCATGGGCCTCTACTCGCTCGCCCGCCACCGCGTCCTGCACCCCGCCGTACTGATCACGGGCGCGATCACCGGCGCGCTCCTCGTCAACGCGGGCCACGTGGCGATGGGCGTGTACGACCTCGGGGGCCGGGCGCCCGCCGTCGGCGCCGACGGCTCGCTGTCGTACTTCACGGAGTCCTTCGTCCTGGCCGTGGGCGTGGTGGCGACGGTCGGCGTGGCGGACGCCTTCCGCAGCCGGGAGGAGTCCCGGCAGGCGCGCGAGGCCGCCCAGCGGGAGCTGATCGCCATGGAGCGCCGGCACGCCGCGGCTCAGGAACGGGCCGCTATAGCACGGGAGTTGCACGACATCGTGGCGCACTCGGTGTCCGTGATCGCCGTCCAGGCGGAGAGCGCCACGTACACCACGCCCGACCTGTCCCCGCCCGCCCGCGACGGCTTCCAGCAGATCGCCGCCTCGGCCCGCTCGGCCCTGACGGAACTGCGCCACCTGCTGAGCGTGCTGCGCGCGGACGACGCCGCCGAGGACGCGCCCGTCCTCCCCCAGCCGACCCTGGATTCCCTGGACGCGCTGCTGGAGGCCCACCGCTCGGGCGGCGGGGAGGTCACCCTCCACACGGAGGGCACCCGCCCCCCGCTCCTCCCCCCGTCCCTCGAACTCACCGCCTACCGCATCGTCCAGGAGGCCCTCACCAACGCCCGCCGCCACGCCCGCGGCGCCGCGGTCGACATCCGCCTCGCCTACGCGGACGACGAGGTCCGCATCCGGATCACCGACGACGGCCCGGGCCCCCAGGGGTCCCCCCACGACTCGGGCGGGCACGGCTTGAGCGGCATGCGGGAGCGTGCGAACCTGCTCGGCGGACGTCTGACCTGCGGGCCGGCCGGTCCCGGGGGCGGCTTCCTGATCGAGGCCGAACTCCCGGTGCGGGCCGGGGCGAAGAGCTTCGCGGAGGGTGTGTACGAATGA
- a CDS encoding glycosyltransferase 87 family protein codes for MSSASAVAVRTAAVVRPVVVPVSPVRLRCRRSASRWETACWVACAVFALLLCLWTTLTPHRVWGACATVGYGLAALVAHRSARAWGRASAAVAAAGSVLVPLVLLVAHGWRQMEVAVVERSGRLLLESGTPYVPHPSELDDHNPYLPGMALFGLPRAVLGDVPLADARVWFAGVALGAMGPAAVLCRAAVSPRSRELGAPHPGIERPRTEPHLAQPLSTTPHATPDRALLWLAAAPAVALPLAVGGVDLPVIALMCLALALAGRGRPVAAGLALGAAASLKWTAWPLLPVGLVLLAATAGRRAAVRAGATAVALGALAVVPVALADPRAFAEHVLLFPLGQGGTASPAASPLPGHLLATRVPGGFALAVAALALGAVAVAVSLVTRPPRTTVAAADRLALGLGIAMCLIPATRFGYAVYPLVLFGWFRLVPPGRRTARRGGTVDED; via the coding sequence GTGTCCAGCGCTTCGGCGGTGGCCGTGCGTACTGCGGCGGTGGTGCGTCCGGTGGTGGTGCCCGTCTCCCCCGTGCGGCTCCGGTGCCGTCGCTCAGCCTCGCGCTGGGAGACCGCCTGCTGGGTGGCCTGCGCGGTCTTCGCCCTGCTGCTGTGCCTGTGGACGACCCTCACGCCACACCGCGTCTGGGGTGCCTGTGCCACCGTCGGGTACGGGCTCGCCGCGCTCGTCGCGCACCGTTCCGCACGGGCCTGGGGGCGGGCGAGCGCGGCCGTCGCCGCCGCCGGGTCGGTGCTCGTGCCGCTGGTGCTCCTGGTCGCCCACGGGTGGCGCCAGATGGAGGTCGCGGTCGTGGAGCGGTCCGGCCGGCTGCTGCTGGAGTCCGGCACGCCCTACGTACCGCATCCCTCCGAACTCGACGACCACAACCCGTACTTGCCCGGCATGGCGCTCTTCGGGCTGCCCCGGGCGGTCCTGGGCGACGTCCCCCTCGCGGACGCGCGGGTGTGGTTCGCGGGGGTGGCGCTGGGTGCCATGGGGCCGGCGGCCGTGCTGTGCCGCGCGGCCGTTTCTCCCCGGAGCCGCGAACTAGGGGCTCCGCACCCGGGCATCGAACGCCCGCGCACCGAGCCGCACCTCGCCCAGCCCCTCTCCACAACCCCGCACGCCACCCCTGACCGAGCCCTCCTCTGGCTCGCCGCCGCCCCGGCCGTAGCCCTCCCCCTCGCCGTCGGGGGCGTGGATCTGCCCGTCATCGCGCTGATGTGCCTCGCGCTCGCCCTCGCGGGGCGCGGCCGTCCCGTTGCCGCCGGGCTCGCGCTGGGGGCCGCCGCCTCGTTGAAGTGGACCGCCTGGCCGCTGCTGCCCGTCGGGCTCGTCCTGCTCGCCGCGACCGCCGGGCGGCGGGCCGCCGTCCGGGCCGGTGCCACGGCCGTCGCGCTGGGTGCGCTCGCTGTCGTGCCGGTGGCGCTGGCCGACCCGAGGGCGTTCGCCGAGCACGTGCTGCTCTTCCCGCTGGGCCAGGGCGGCACCGCGTCCCCGGCGGCCAGCCCGCTGCCGGGGCACCTCCTGGCGACCCGGGTGCCGGGCGGCTTCGCCCTCGCGGTGGCGGCGCTGGCGCTGGGCGCGGTCGCGGTGGCCGTGTCCCTCGTGACGCGTCCGCCGCGCACCACCGTCGCCGCGGCGGACCGGTTGGCGCTGGGCCTCGGGATCGCCATGTGCCTGATCCCCGCCACCCGCTTCGGATACGCCGTCTACCCGCTGGTGCTGTTCGGCTGGTTCCGGCTCGTGCCGCCCGGCCGCCGGACGGCCCGGCGCGGCGGAACCGTCGACGAGGACTGA
- a CDS encoding glycosyltransferase family 4 protein produces the protein MPRTLVVTNDFPPRQGGIETFVHAMTARFPADRVVVYTSGTPGGRAYDARLPFPVVRDRTHMLLPTRRVTARAAELARAHDCDSVWFGAAAPLGLMAGALRRRTDVRRLVATTHGHEVWWARTPGARALLRRIGAGVDSVTYLGAYTRARIAAAVGPEAAARMRRLAPGVDADVFQGSETAGARVRERYGLGDRPVVLCAARLVPRKGQDTLIRALRRVRRSVPGAVLLLVGDGPHARALRRLAVRERVADAVVFAGGHPHEDMPGFYAAAQVFAMPCRTRRAGLEVEGLGIVFLEASAAGLPVVVGDSGGAPDTVRDGETGYLVDGHDVRTLADRLALLLGAAELARDMGRKGRAWVRREWGWDRAHAQLTSLLGAD, from the coding sequence ATGCCGCGCACGCTCGTCGTCACCAACGACTTCCCGCCCCGCCAGGGCGGCATAGAGACCTTCGTCCACGCCATGACGGCGCGCTTCCCGGCCGACCGGGTCGTCGTCTACACCTCCGGCACCCCGGGCGGCCGGGCCTACGACGCCCGGCTGCCGTTCCCGGTGGTGCGGGACCGCACGCACATGCTGCTGCCGACCCGGCGGGTCACCGCCCGGGCGGCCGAACTGGCCCGCGCCCACGACTGCGACAGCGTCTGGTTCGGGGCGGCGGCCCCGCTCGGGCTGATGGCGGGCGCACTGCGCCGCCGTACGGACGTCCGGCGGCTGGTCGCCACCACGCACGGGCACGAGGTGTGGTGGGCGCGCACGCCCGGGGCACGTGCGCTGCTGCGGCGGATCGGGGCCGGGGTGGACAGCGTCACGTACCTCGGGGCGTACACCCGGGCGCGGATCGCCGCCGCGGTCGGACCGGAGGCGGCGGCGCGGATGCGGCGGCTGGCGCCCGGTGTCGACGCCGACGTCTTCCAGGGCTCCGAGACCGCGGGGGCCCGGGTGCGGGAGCGGTACGGACTGGGCGACCGGCCGGTGGTGCTGTGCGCGGCGCGGCTCGTTCCGCGCAAGGGCCAGGACACGCTGATACGGGCCCTGCGCCGGGTGCGCCGCAGCGTCCCGGGCGCGGTGCTGCTGCTGGTCGGGGACGGGCCGCACGCCCGGGCCCTGCGGCGGCTCGCGGTCCGGGAGCGGGTGGCGGACGCGGTCGTCTTCGCCGGCGGTCATCCGCACGAGGACATGCCCGGGTTCTACGCCGCCGCCCAGGTGTTCGCCATGCCGTGCCGGACGCGCCGGGCGGGCCTGGAGGTGGAGGGCCTCGGGATCGTGTTCCTGGAGGCGTCGGCCGCCGGGCTGCCGGTCGTCGTCGGCGACTCGGGCGGGGCACCGGACACCGTCCGGGACGGGGAGACCGGGTACCTGGTCGACGGCCATGACGTACGGACGCTCGCCGACCGGCTCGCCCTGCTCCTCGGCGCTGCCGAACTGGCCCGGGACATGGGCCGCAAGGGCCGCGCGTGGGTACGGCGGGAATGGGGATGGGACCGGGCGCACGCGCAACTGACGTCCCTGCTCGGGGCGGACTGA
- a CDS encoding DEAD/DEAH box helicase — translation MDRTARRNNGSTRSRNGGFRSRKAAGQNTAARPAGGNGGHRPAAGREFAPPVTLTPALPAVESFDELDLPERLLTALRAEGLTAPFPIQAATLPNSLAGRDVLGRGRTGSGKTLAFGLALLARVDGQRAESRQPLALVLVPTRELAQQVTDALTPFARALRLRLTTVVGGLPIGRQANALRTGAEVVVATPGRLKDLIDRGDCRLDQVGVTVLDEADQMTDMGFMPQVTALLDQVRPGGQRMLFSATLDRNVDRLVRTYLHDPVVHSVDPSAGAVATMEHHLLHVEDDDKHATTTRIAARDGRVIMFLDTKHAADRLAKKLLAVGVRAMALHGGKSQSQRTRTLARFKDGQVTVLVATNVAARGIHVDNLDLVVNVDPPGDHKDYLHRGGRTARAGESGTVVTLVLPHQRREMSRLMADAGISPRITRVRSGEAELSRITGAREPSGVPVVLAPPAAENRPARTGSAPGGRRGGSSRGRRR, via the coding sequence TTGGACCGCACGGCTCGCAGGAACAACGGCTCCACCCGCTCCCGCAACGGCGGGTTCCGCTCCCGCAAGGCGGCAGGACAGAACACCGCCGCCCGTCCGGCGGGCGGCAACGGCGGGCACCGCCCCGCCGCCGGCCGGGAGTTCGCACCCCCGGTCACCCTCACCCCGGCGCTCCCCGCCGTCGAGTCGTTCGACGAACTCGACCTGCCCGAGCGGCTGCTGACGGCGCTGCGCGCCGAGGGCCTGACCGCCCCGTTCCCGATCCAGGCGGCGACGCTGCCCAACTCGCTGGCCGGCCGGGACGTCCTGGGCCGCGGGCGCACCGGGTCGGGCAAGACGCTCGCCTTCGGCCTCGCCCTGCTGGCCCGCGTCGACGGGCAGCGCGCCGAGTCCCGGCAGCCCCTGGCGCTCGTCCTGGTGCCCACACGGGAGCTGGCCCAGCAGGTCACCGACGCCCTCACGCCCTTCGCCCGGGCGCTGCGGCTGCGGCTCACCACGGTGGTCGGCGGGCTGCCGATCGGCCGGCAGGCGAACGCGCTGCGCACCGGGGCCGAGGTCGTCGTCGCGACGCCCGGGCGGCTCAAGGACCTCATAGACCGCGGGGACTGCCGGCTGGACCAGGTCGGCGTCACGGTGCTCGACGAGGCCGACCAGATGACCGACATGGGCTTCATGCCGCAGGTGACCGCCCTGCTGGACCAGGTGCGGCCCGGGGGGCAGCGGATGCTGTTCTCGGCCACCCTGGACCGCAACGTCGACCGGCTGGTCCGCACGTACCTGCACGACCCCGTCGTGCACTCGGTCGACCCGTCCGCGGGCGCGGTCGCCACGATGGAGCACCACCTGCTGCACGTGGAGGACGACGACAAGCACGCCACCACGACCCGGATCGCCGCCCGCGACGGGCGCGTGATCATGTTCCTGGACACCAAGCACGCCGCGGACCGGCTGGCCAAGAAGCTGCTGGCGGTCGGTGTGCGCGCCATGGCGCTGCACGGCGGGAAGTCCCAGTCGCAGCGCACCCGCACCCTGGCCCGGTTCAAGGACGGCCAGGTCACGGTGCTGGTGGCGACCAACGTGGCCGCCCGCGGCATCCACGTCGACAACCTCGACCTGGTCGTCAACGTAGACCCGCCCGGCGACCACAAGGACTATCTGCACCGGGGCGGCCGGACCGCCCGGGCGGGTGAGTCCGGCACCGTCGTCACGCTGGTCCTGCCGCACCAGCGCCGTGAGATGAGCCGGCTGATGGCCGACGCCGGCATCTCGCCGCGGATCACCCGGGTCCGCTCCGGCGAGGCCGAGCTGAGCCGGATCACCGGTGCCCGGGAGCCGTCCGGCGTGCCGGTCGTCCTGGCCCCGCCGGCGGCCGAGAACCGGCCCGCGCGCACGGGTTCCGCCCCGGGCGGGCGGCGCGGCGGTTCGTCCCGGGGCCGCCGCCGCTGA
- a CDS encoding cold-shock protein, translating into MATGTVKWFNSEKGFGFIEQEGGGPDVFAHYSNIATSGFRELQEGQKVSFDVTQGQKGPQAENIVPA; encoded by the coding sequence ATGGCTACCGGCACCGTCAAGTGGTTCAACTCGGAAAAGGGCTTCGGCTTCATCGAGCAGGAGGGCGGCGGTCCCGACGTGTTCGCCCACTACTCGAACATCGCCACCTCCGGCTTCCGTGAGCTGCAGGAAGGCCAGAAGGTCAGCTTCGACGTCACGCAGGGCCAGAAGGGCCCGCAGGCCGAGAACATCGTTCCCGCCTGA
- a CDS encoding MMPL family transporter translates to MATFLYRVGRMAFRRRWYVALVWAAVLAAVGLGALKAPGAVDEEFSMPGIESQKAFDLMEQRFPGATADGATARVVFIAPGGEKVTAAGNKQAIEQAVGDLGDGTQVASAVDPFRAKTISQDGRTAFATVTYKVGANDLTDASRTHLEHALDQARDSGLTVEAGGTALAEEGGPGGTAEVIGVAIAAVVLLITFGSLAAAGLPLLTAVMGVGVSMATILALSSALGLSTTTGTLAMMLGLAVGIDYALFVVSRYREERAKGRTPQEATGLAVGTAGSAVVFAGLTVVIALAGLAVVGIPMLTKMGLAAAGAVAVGVLIALTLVPAFLGFWPNAVLTRKARKSGRLEESTEANGGTRWARFVLRRPLPVLVLGVLGLGALAVPVTGLQLGMPGDEAKPTSTTERRAYDALAEGFGPGFNGPLTVVVDGKGAADPKAAAATIAQEIGATKGVVSVSPARFNAAGDTAVFSVVPSTAPTDEKTKDLVTAIRDERPGIESDSGATYEVTGTTAMNIDIAEKVQAALVPYLIVVVGLAIVLLLVVFRSLLVPLKAALGFLLSVLASLGAVVVVFQEGHGAELFGVEQTGPIMSLMPIFLVGIVFGLAMDYEVFLVSRMREAYVHGETAARAVTSGFRHSARVVVAAALIMIAVFAGFIGESDSMIKMIGFGLASAVLFDAFVVRMAIVPAVLALLGDKAWWLPKWLDRLLPRVDVEGEALSRGPEPEPAAEAAPELART, encoded by the coding sequence GTGGCTACTTTCCTGTATCGAGTGGGCCGTATGGCCTTCCGGCGACGCTGGTACGTCGCCCTGGTCTGGGCGGCCGTCCTGGCCGCCGTGGGGCTGGGCGCCCTCAAGGCGCCGGGGGCCGTCGACGAGGAGTTCTCGATGCCCGGCATCGAGTCCCAGAAGGCGTTCGACCTGATGGAACAGCGCTTCCCCGGAGCCACCGCCGACGGCGCGACGGCCCGGGTCGTGTTCATCGCGCCGGGCGGCGAGAAGGTCACCGCCGCCGGCAACAAGCAGGCCATCGAGCAGGCCGTCGGCGACCTGGGCGACGGCACCCAGGTCGCGAGCGCCGTCGACCCGTTCCGGGCGAAGACGATCAGCCAGGACGGCCGCACTGCCTTCGCGACCGTCACCTACAAGGTCGGCGCCAACGACCTCACCGACGCCAGCCGCACCCACCTGGAGCACGCCCTCGACCAGGCCCGGGACTCCGGGCTGACGGTCGAGGCCGGCGGCACCGCGCTGGCCGAGGAGGGCGGCCCGGGCGGCACGGCCGAGGTGATCGGCGTCGCGATCGCCGCCGTCGTGCTGCTCATCACCTTCGGTTCGCTGGCCGCCGCCGGACTTCCCCTGCTGACCGCCGTCATGGGCGTCGGCGTCAGCATGGCCACGATCCTCGCCCTGTCCAGCGCCCTTGGCCTGTCCACCACCACCGGCACCCTCGCGATGATGCTGGGCCTCGCCGTCGGCATCGACTACGCCCTGTTCGTCGTCTCGCGGTACCGGGAGGAGCGCGCCAAGGGGCGCACGCCGCAGGAGGCGACCGGGCTGGCCGTCGGCACGGCCGGGTCCGCGGTGGTGTTCGCCGGGCTCACCGTCGTCATCGCGCTCGCCGGGCTCGCCGTCGTCGGCATCCCGATGCTCACCAAGATGGGCCTGGCCGCCGCGGGCGCGGTCGCCGTCGGCGTGCTGATCGCGCTCACCCTCGTCCCGGCGTTCCTCGGCTTCTGGCCGAACGCCGTGCTCACCCGCAAGGCCCGCAAGAGCGGCCGGCTCGAGGAGAGCACCGAGGCCAACGGCGGCACCCGCTGGGCCCGGTTCGTGCTGCGCCGCCCCCTGCCCGTGCTGGTCCTCGGCGTCCTGGGCCTGGGCGCCCTCGCCGTGCCGGTGACCGGCCTGCAGCTGGGCATGCCCGGGGACGAGGCGAAGCCGACGTCCACCACCGAGCGCCGGGCCTACGACGCGCTCGCCGAGGGCTTCGGGCCGGGCTTCAACGGGCCGCTGACCGTCGTCGTGGACGGCAAGGGCGCCGCCGACCCGAAGGCCGCCGCCGCCACGATCGCCCAGGAGATCGGCGCCACGAAGGGCGTGGTGTCCGTCTCCCCGGCCCGCTTCAACGCCGCCGGCGACACCGCCGTCTTCTCGGTGGTGCCGTCCACCGCGCCGACCGACGAGAAGACCAAGGACCTGGTGACGGCCATCCGGGACGAGCGGCCCGGCATCGAATCGGACAGCGGCGCGACCTACGAGGTCACCGGCACCACCGCGATGAACATCGACATCGCCGAGAAGGTGCAGGCCGCGCTGGTCCCGTACCTGATCGTGGTGGTCGGCCTGGCGATCGTGCTGCTGCTGGTGGTCTTCCGGTCGCTGCTCGTCCCGCTGAAGGCGGCCCTCGGCTTCCTGCTGTCGGTGCTGGCCTCCCTCGGCGCGGTCGTCGTGGTCTTCCAGGAGGGGCACGGGGCGGAGCTCTTCGGTGTGGAGCAGACCGGCCCGATCATGAGCCTGATGCCGATCTTCCTGGTGGGCATCGTCTTCGGCCTCGCGATGGACTACGAGGTGTTCCTCGTCTCCCGGATGCGGGAGGCCTACGTCCACGGCGAGACGGCCGCGCGGGCCGTCACGTCCGGGTTCCGGCACAGCGCCCGGGTGGTCGTGGCCGCGGCCCTGATCATGATCGCGGTGTTCGCCGGGTTCATCGGCGAGAGCGACTCCATGATCAAGATGATCGGGTTCGGGCTCGCCTCGGCCGTCCTGTTCGACGCGTTCGTCGTCCGGATGGCGATCGTGCCGGCCGTCCTCGCCCTGCTCGGCGACAAGGCCTGGTGGCTGCCGAAGTGGCTGGACCGGCTGCTGCCCCGCGTCGACGTGGAGGGCGAGGCACTCAGCCGCGGGCCGGAGCCGGAGCCGGCCGCCGAGGCCGCGCCCGAGCTGGCCCGCACCTGA